In one window of Notolabrus celidotus isolate fNotCel1 chromosome 17, fNotCel1.pri, whole genome shotgun sequence DNA:
- the LOC117829253 gene encoding uncharacterized protein LOC117829253, with protein MAKHHPGRLAAIVVFVVGFAISLVFNGLSVVGLGPYKTTTGNVSAVFDTQITPSGWTFNIWSVIYVWLTAMVIYIVTGLCRKNGYGYVYCSPPVLPYGFFVSWCINLCFNIGWLIVWDRGIMIAALVFLILVICTNYSMISFVCHGLHLYGPWLKKYHHADLWCYRVIVQNGIMVYTTWTTIATLINLTIVLTYEAEMSPTDAATISYSVLAVVLLLWFVLENLVLDKHVRYILIIYPVVIWALCGNMDKNYDAASPSRNGIFIVVLLSLACVLFALRIIIVIWRHIKQPLYEDASSEAMEPTEIAEKQKKIFR; from the exons ATGGCAAAACATCATCCAGGACGCCTTGCTGCGATTGTGGTGTTTGTTGTGGGCTTTGCGATTAGTTTGGTGTTCAATGGGCTCTCTGTGGTTGGATTGG GTCCGTATAAAACCACGACAGGCAATGTGTCAGCTGTGTTTGACACGCAGATCACACCCTCAGGATGGACTTTCAACATCTGGAGTGTCATCTATGTGTGGCTGACAGCAATGGTCATCTACATCGTCACTGGACTTTGCAGAAA GAACGGTTATGGCTATGTCTACTGCAGCCCTCCAGTGCTGCCTTATGGTTTCTTCGTGAGCTGGTGCATCAATCTGTGCTTCAACATCGGCTGGCTGATCGTGTGGGACAGAGG GATAATGATCGCTGCACTGGTTTTCCTCATCCTGGTCATTTGCACAAACTACTCCATGATCTCCTTCGTCTGCCATGGACTTCATCTTTATGGACCCTGGCTCAAGAAGTACCACCACGCAGACCTGTGGTGCTACCGTGTGATT GTTCAGAACGGTATCATGGTCTACACAACATGGACCACCATTGCAACACTGATCAACCTGACAATTGTACTGACTTATGAAGCAGAGATGTCTCCGACAGATGCTGCCACCATTTCCTACTCTGTTCTGGCTGTTGTACTGCTTTTGTG GTTTGTATTAGAAAACCTTGTGCTTGACAAACACGTGCGGTACATCCTCATCATCTACCCTGTTGTGATCTGGGCGCTGTGTGGAAACATGGACAAAAACTATGACGCTGCATCACCCAGCCGCAATGGCATCTTCATCG TTGTGCTGCTGTCTTTAGCCTGCGTGCTGTTCGCTCTCCGCATTATTATTGTGATTTGGAGACACATCAAACAGCCGCTGTATGAAGATGCCAGTTCTGAAGCCATGGAGCCCACAGAGATTGctgagaagcagaagaagatatTCCGCTGA
- the si:ch211-161h7.4 gene encoding neurofilament heavy polypeptide isoform X1 has protein sequence METKYPTLKRPKRKLCYLTNTESQPKKWMGPLTLGDIDKMFDDLDSPSTNEVDLAPPTPQLQISDHQKNQSEKKVSSVPQEGHIQEKPPGSHRGPEGDALNSSRRSARPEPDMDLDIPFKVHGPIKTSSPIEVNIALGRGREEPDKEKDRVVSPILFDCNDVEEEEEAKIEPAPRQKTQSQKSDDFELESPPVKLALNKPNMSCRKKEMQGVCKESQPVQKQTPKKPAKVVPEGKRKTDGQKNKEPPVPAVRQEPEPEAPRQTSESVNKEPEVEVSTRVGKDMTAFLQRLREAGQAKPPCSRKSLSPVKVSTPPPEPKDDFLILEDETPLWISIPTKNATSRKQKQSRTSSADKDSSTDKGAKERAAETGQKQLEAEPLNKKLGTSSQKVKKTKGKGKKNEEPELRNDTPDMSCPEDSPAVDLVEQEILTKKKQRLKKVPLKERDEAQRPEDTTSRDREDSKPAFETKQNSQKSPDIKKVKPLKEGKENVRRGRAKTLKESRKVVRGSDAGKKAVFAEAVKEPRQEGGDLEDWGFPSDGEVVDSEAQTATAPLDGNDEQNNLPLVSERSSAENDQAPGKRRRKQTRQWWLTSPEQTQATDRQPVKTAKQIKGINAAAPPPVTAKKDKVLKRKGKREPVSSSDHVAKKAKGNKAKQSNNRNRTKNTPVKIKATEEEVEAEREEKWGQEDEVPDEDGGDQSNPMDLTHRDRSLRTGDQVFQKVYTSTEKHPPVLPSPRGPGKQLRAAESEKRRRKPPGNWWAAAGPTEEVENISPQPPQQEPKLQKERKKKTKQNRSKLGTPKNGNVAVSSKPQGGASVSPLNAKPSAPKSIRRCLATFKDIFTSNTESLTVTSSGGAGQRNTLKVDAGDGSVPDESVRGVLSMEAVESNSPPSLQSPQDSKCQSENTLKSHRSGPSSMIELQEYEEDNESVQAALSASDLCAPPLKPLVLQPKDKANLTEWFKNLWSASVDSSPEITPDQFDWYFHKGRAIGFLVDLNCGSICNGKILLGSFMKKPLMVDHSATSVFNLLTSSVSVTINGKESRFNPGQSFMVPCGHAYSIKNVSAQPSVLCFTRILAESLD, from the exons ATGGAGACAAAGTACCCCACCCTG AAGAGGCCAAAGAGGAAACTGTGCTACCTCACCAACACAGAAAG tcagcCTAAAAAATGGATGGGGCCGCTGACTTTGGGAGACATTGATAAAATGTTTGATGACTTGG ATTCACCCTCGACTAATGAGGTTGACCTCGCTCCTCCAACTCCTCAGCTCCAGATCTCTGATCATCAGAAAAATCAGAGTGAGAAAAAAGTCTCATCAGTCCCACAGGAAGGTCACATACAGGAAAAACCTCCTGGAAGCCATAGG GGTCCTGAAGGAGATGCCCTGAATTCTTCCAGAAGGTCTGCCAGGCCTGAACCAGACATGG ATTTGGACATCCCATTCAAAGTGCATGGGCCGATTAAGACATCCAGCCCTATCGAAGTAAACATAGCTTTAGGACGTGGGCGTGAAGAGCCGGACAAGGAAAAAGACAGAGTTGTGTCTCCGATTCTCTTTGATTGTAATGatgtggaagaagaagaagaggcaaaGATAGAGCCTGCACCCAGGCAGAAAACACAATCCCAAAA AAGTGATGACTTTGAGTTGGAGTCTCCTCCTGTTAAACTTGCTTTAAACAAACCCAATATGTCCTGCCGCAAAAAAGAGATGCAGGGAGTTTG CAAAGAGAGTCAGCCAGTCCAAAAACAAACACCCAAGAAACCTGCAAAAGTTGTTCCGGagggcaaaagaaaaacagacgg tcagaaaaacaaagagcctCCTGTTCCAGCAGTAAGACAGGAGCCTGAACCTGAAGCTCCCCGTCAAACTTCAGAGAGTGTTAACAAGGAGCCGGAGGTGGAGGTCTCCACCCGTGTGGGAAAAGACATGACAGCTTTCCTGCAGAGGCTGAGAGAAGCTGGACAGGCCAAACCTCCATG ttctAGAAAGTCTCTGTCACCTGTAAAAGTATCCACTCCGCCTCCTGAGCCAAAGGATGATTTCCTGATTCTGGAGGATGAAACGCCGCTCTGGATTTCCATCCCGACTAAAAATGCCACcagcaggaaacagaaacagagtagGACGTCCAGCGCGGACAAAGACAGCTCCACAGACAAGGGGGCaaaagagagagcagcagagacggGGCAGAAACAGCTGGAAGCTGAGCCGCTAAACAAGAAACTGGGAACTTCCAGTCAGAAAGTGAAGAAGACGAaggggaaaggaaagaagaatgaGGAACCTGAGCTCAGAAATGATACTCCTGATATGTCTTGTCCTGAGGATTCTCCTGCAGTCGACTTAGTCGAACAAGAAATACTAACCAAGAAGAAACAGCGGCTCAAGAAGGTTCCTTTGAAAGAGAGAGACGAAGCACAGAGGCCTGAAGACACAACCAGCAGGGACAGAGAGGACTCAAAGCCCGCTTTTGAAACGAAACAGAACTCTCAGAAGTCCCCTGACATAAAGAAAGTAAAGCCTTtaaaagaagggaaagaaaatgtcaggagAGGTAGAGCGAAGACTTTAAAGGAGAGCAGAAAAGTAGTGCGGGGATCGGATGCAGGGAAGAAGGCAGTGTTTGCTGAGGCTGTGAAGGAACCGAGACAGGAGGGCGGAGATCTAGAAGATTGGGGCTTTCCATCAG ACGGAGAAGTTGTTGATTCTGAAGCACAAACAGCGACGGCTCCATTGGACGGAAATGATGAACAGAACAACCTCCCGCTCGTCTCTGAAAGGAGTTCTGCTGAGAACGACCAGGCACCTGGGAAAAGGAGAAGGAAGCAGACCAGACAGTGGTGGCTGACCAGCCCAGAGCAGACACAAGCTACAGATAGACAGCCAGTCAAGACAGCAAAGCAGATCAAGGGAATCAACGCTGCAGCACCGCCACCTGTGACGGCTAAAAAAGACAAAGTTTTAAAGAGGAAGGGTAAGAGGGAGCCCGTGTCGTCATCCGACCACGTTGCAAAGAAAGCTAAAGGTAACAAGGCAAAACAgagcaacaacagaaacagaacaaagaacACACCAGTCAAGATCAAAGCAACTGAAGAGGAGGTCGAGGCAGAGCGGGAGGAAAAGTGGGGGCAGGAGGACGAGGTGCCTGACGAGGACGGGGGTGATCAGTCGAATCCTATGGACCTTACACACAGAGACCGCAGCCTCAGAACAG gggaTCAGGTATTTCAAAAAGTCTACACCTCCACTGAAAAACACCCACCAGTGCTGCCCTCTCCCAGGGGCCCAGGaaagcagctcagagcagcagagtcagAGAAACGGAGGAGGAAGCCTCCTGGTAACTGGTGGGCAGCTGCTGGCCCgacagaggaggtggagaacaTCTCACCTCAGCCTCCGCAGCAGGAGCCAAAACTccagaaggagagaaaaaagaagaccaaacagaacaggtctaaACTCGGGACTCCTAAAAACGGCAATGTTGCAGTCTCATCGAAACCACAAGGGGGCGCTTCTGTGTCTCCTCTGAATGCAAAGCCGTCGGCTCCAAAGTCAATCAGGCGCTGTCTGGCCACGTTCAAAGACATCTTCACTTCTAACACAGAGAGCCTGACCGTGACGAGCAGCGGAGGAGCAGGGCAGAGGAACACACTTAAGGTCGATGCTGGTGACGGTTCAGTACCTGATGAAAGTGTCAGAGGGGTTCTCAGCATGGAGGCTGTCGAGTCCAACAGCCCTCCTTCTCTCCAGTCCCCCCAGGACAGCAAGTGTCAATCAGAGAACAC TTTGAAATCTCACAGAAGCGGGCCGTCCTCCATGATTGAGCTGCAAGAATACGAGGAAGACAACGAATCTG TCCAAGCTGCTCTCTCTGCATCAGATCTGTGCGCTCCTCCGCTCAAACCGCTGGTCCTACAGCCAAAGGATAAGGCCAACCTGACCGAGTGGTTCAAGAACCTCTGGTCCGCCTCTGTCGATA GCAGTCCTGAAATCACCCCAGACCAGTTCGACTGGTATTTCCATAAGGGCCGAGCTATTGGCTTCCTGGTCGACCTGAACTGTGGGAGCATCTGTAACGGGAAAATCCTGCTGGGCTCCTTCATGAAGAAGCCTCTGATGGTGGATCACAGCGCCACATCA gttTTTAACTTATTAACGAGCTCGGTGAGCGTAACCATCAACGGCAAAGAGTCCCGCTTCAACCCAGGACAATCTTTCATGGTGCCATGTG GTCACGCATACAGCATCAAAAACGTCTCAGCTCAGCCTTCAGTTCTGTGCTTCACCAGGATATTAGCAGAAAGTTTAGACTGA
- the LOC117829331 gene encoding uncharacterized protein LOC117829331: MAKHRMSLLAAIVAAVIFFIITMVFTALAASGYSTGNISDKYVTEITPAGWTFAIWGIIYCFLATLLVYVFIGVFRKNAYGYIYCSPAVLPHGFFVCWCLNLTLNVAWLLLWDRSLMIAALVFLILIVLTNYAMIFFSCHGLQSYGAWLNKYHRVDLWLHRVLIQNGVAIYATWTTIASLVNLTIVLVDNAKMSNPDAALVSLCVLTVVLLVWFVLENTVLDKHVRYILSIYPSVIWAITGVFSKNYVAQLPSRSNKFVVSLLAIACVMCAVRLALVIWRHIKKPYYNDVDPDDMTPIEIAQKQKKIFK; the protein is encoded by the exons ATGGCCAAACACAGAATGAGCCTACTGGCTGCCATAGTGGCTGCAGTGATTTTCTTCATCATTACAATGGTTTTCACGGCCCTGGCAGCATCAGGATATT CGACTGGTAACATCTCAGACAAGTATGTGACTGAGATCACACCTGCAGGGTGGACCTTTGCCATTTGGGGGATCATCTACTGCTTTCTGGCCACGCTGTTGGTCTATGTCTTCATTGGCGTCTTTAGGAA GAACGCATACGGCTACATCTACTGTAGCCCTGCAGTTTTGCCACATGGCTTCTTCGTGTGTTGGTGCTTGAATCTGACCCTGAATGTTGCATGGTTGTTACTTTGGGACAGAAG TCTGATGATAGCTGCTCTGGTTTTCCTCATCCTCATCGTCTTGACCAACTACGCCATGATTTTCTTCTCGTGCCACGGCCTTCAAAGCTACGGAGCCTGGCTCAACAAATACCACAGAGTAGATCTGTGGCTGCACCGTGTGCTG ATCCAGAATGGGGTTGCCATATATGCGACATGGACCACCATTGCATCCCTTGTTAACTTGACCATTGTACTGGTTGATAATGCAAAGATGTCCAACCCAGACGCTGCCCTtgttagtctctgtgttttgacCGTGGTGCTGTTGGTGTG GTTCGTCCTGGAAAACACTGTGCTGGACAAACACGTGAGGTACATTCTGTCCATTTACCCCTCTGTGATCTGGGCTATCACGGGGGTGTTCAGCAAAAACTACGTGGCTCAACTTCCTTCTCGCAGCAACAAGTTTGTCG TTTCCCTCTTGGCCATTGCCTGTGTGATGTGTGCTGTGCGCCTGGCTTTGGTCATCTGGAGGCACATCAAAAAGCCATATTACAACGACGTCGATCCAGACGACATGACCCCGATAGAGATTGCCCAGAAGCAGAAAAAGATCTTCAAGTGA
- the si:ch211-161h7.4 gene encoding neurofilament heavy polypeptide isoform X2 has protein sequence METKYPTLKRPKRKLCYLTNTESQPKKWMGPLTLGDIDKMFDDLDSPSTNEVDLAPPTPQLQISDHQKNQSEKKVSSVPQEGHIQEKPPGSHRGPEGDALNSSRRSARPEPDMDLDIPFKVHGPIKTSSPIEVNIALGRGREEPDKEKDRVVSPILFDCNDVEEEEEAKIEPAPRQKTQSQNDDFELESPPVKLALNKPNMSCRKKEMQGVCKESQPVQKQTPKKPAKVVPEGKRKTDGQKNKEPPVPAVRQEPEPEAPRQTSESVNKEPEVEVSTRVGKDMTAFLQRLREAGQAKPPCSRKSLSPVKVSTPPPEPKDDFLILEDETPLWISIPTKNATSRKQKQSRTSSADKDSSTDKGAKERAAETGQKQLEAEPLNKKLGTSSQKVKKTKGKGKKNEEPELRNDTPDMSCPEDSPAVDLVEQEILTKKKQRLKKVPLKERDEAQRPEDTTSRDREDSKPAFETKQNSQKSPDIKKVKPLKEGKENVRRGRAKTLKESRKVVRGSDAGKKAVFAEAVKEPRQEGGDLEDWGFPSDGEVVDSEAQTATAPLDGNDEQNNLPLVSERSSAENDQAPGKRRRKQTRQWWLTSPEQTQATDRQPVKTAKQIKGINAAAPPPVTAKKDKVLKRKGKREPVSSSDHVAKKAKGNKAKQSNNRNRTKNTPVKIKATEEEVEAEREEKWGQEDEVPDEDGGDQSNPMDLTHRDRSLRTGDQVFQKVYTSTEKHPPVLPSPRGPGKQLRAAESEKRRRKPPGNWWAAAGPTEEVENISPQPPQQEPKLQKERKKKTKQNRSKLGTPKNGNVAVSSKPQGGASVSPLNAKPSAPKSIRRCLATFKDIFTSNTESLTVTSSGGAGQRNTLKVDAGDGSVPDESVRGVLSMEAVESNSPPSLQSPQDSKCQSENTLKSHRSGPSSMIELQEYEEDNESVQAALSASDLCAPPLKPLVLQPKDKANLTEWFKNLWSASVDSSPEITPDQFDWYFHKGRAIGFLVDLNCGSICNGKILLGSFMKKPLMVDHSATSVFNLLTSSVSVTINGKESRFNPGQSFMVPCGHAYSIKNVSAQPSVLCFTRILAESLD, from the exons ATGGAGACAAAGTACCCCACCCTG AAGAGGCCAAAGAGGAAACTGTGCTACCTCACCAACACAGAAAG tcagcCTAAAAAATGGATGGGGCCGCTGACTTTGGGAGACATTGATAAAATGTTTGATGACTTGG ATTCACCCTCGACTAATGAGGTTGACCTCGCTCCTCCAACTCCTCAGCTCCAGATCTCTGATCATCAGAAAAATCAGAGTGAGAAAAAAGTCTCATCAGTCCCACAGGAAGGTCACATACAGGAAAAACCTCCTGGAAGCCATAGG GGTCCTGAAGGAGATGCCCTGAATTCTTCCAGAAGGTCTGCCAGGCCTGAACCAGACATGG ATTTGGACATCCCATTCAAAGTGCATGGGCCGATTAAGACATCCAGCCCTATCGAAGTAAACATAGCTTTAGGACGTGGGCGTGAAGAGCCGGACAAGGAAAAAGACAGAGTTGTGTCTCCGATTCTCTTTGATTGTAATGatgtggaagaagaagaagaggcaaaGATAGAGCCTGCACCCAGGCAGAAAACACAATCCCAAAA TGATGACTTTGAGTTGGAGTCTCCTCCTGTTAAACTTGCTTTAAACAAACCCAATATGTCCTGCCGCAAAAAAGAGATGCAGGGAGTTTG CAAAGAGAGTCAGCCAGTCCAAAAACAAACACCCAAGAAACCTGCAAAAGTTGTTCCGGagggcaaaagaaaaacagacgg tcagaaaaacaaagagcctCCTGTTCCAGCAGTAAGACAGGAGCCTGAACCTGAAGCTCCCCGTCAAACTTCAGAGAGTGTTAACAAGGAGCCGGAGGTGGAGGTCTCCACCCGTGTGGGAAAAGACATGACAGCTTTCCTGCAGAGGCTGAGAGAAGCTGGACAGGCCAAACCTCCATG ttctAGAAAGTCTCTGTCACCTGTAAAAGTATCCACTCCGCCTCCTGAGCCAAAGGATGATTTCCTGATTCTGGAGGATGAAACGCCGCTCTGGATTTCCATCCCGACTAAAAATGCCACcagcaggaaacagaaacagagtagGACGTCCAGCGCGGACAAAGACAGCTCCACAGACAAGGGGGCaaaagagagagcagcagagacggGGCAGAAACAGCTGGAAGCTGAGCCGCTAAACAAGAAACTGGGAACTTCCAGTCAGAAAGTGAAGAAGACGAaggggaaaggaaagaagaatgaGGAACCTGAGCTCAGAAATGATACTCCTGATATGTCTTGTCCTGAGGATTCTCCTGCAGTCGACTTAGTCGAACAAGAAATACTAACCAAGAAGAAACAGCGGCTCAAGAAGGTTCCTTTGAAAGAGAGAGACGAAGCACAGAGGCCTGAAGACACAACCAGCAGGGACAGAGAGGACTCAAAGCCCGCTTTTGAAACGAAACAGAACTCTCAGAAGTCCCCTGACATAAAGAAAGTAAAGCCTTtaaaagaagggaaagaaaatgtcaggagAGGTAGAGCGAAGACTTTAAAGGAGAGCAGAAAAGTAGTGCGGGGATCGGATGCAGGGAAGAAGGCAGTGTTTGCTGAGGCTGTGAAGGAACCGAGACAGGAGGGCGGAGATCTAGAAGATTGGGGCTTTCCATCAG ACGGAGAAGTTGTTGATTCTGAAGCACAAACAGCGACGGCTCCATTGGACGGAAATGATGAACAGAACAACCTCCCGCTCGTCTCTGAAAGGAGTTCTGCTGAGAACGACCAGGCACCTGGGAAAAGGAGAAGGAAGCAGACCAGACAGTGGTGGCTGACCAGCCCAGAGCAGACACAAGCTACAGATAGACAGCCAGTCAAGACAGCAAAGCAGATCAAGGGAATCAACGCTGCAGCACCGCCACCTGTGACGGCTAAAAAAGACAAAGTTTTAAAGAGGAAGGGTAAGAGGGAGCCCGTGTCGTCATCCGACCACGTTGCAAAGAAAGCTAAAGGTAACAAGGCAAAACAgagcaacaacagaaacagaacaaagaacACACCAGTCAAGATCAAAGCAACTGAAGAGGAGGTCGAGGCAGAGCGGGAGGAAAAGTGGGGGCAGGAGGACGAGGTGCCTGACGAGGACGGGGGTGATCAGTCGAATCCTATGGACCTTACACACAGAGACCGCAGCCTCAGAACAG gggaTCAGGTATTTCAAAAAGTCTACACCTCCACTGAAAAACACCCACCAGTGCTGCCCTCTCCCAGGGGCCCAGGaaagcagctcagagcagcagagtcagAGAAACGGAGGAGGAAGCCTCCTGGTAACTGGTGGGCAGCTGCTGGCCCgacagaggaggtggagaacaTCTCACCTCAGCCTCCGCAGCAGGAGCCAAAACTccagaaggagagaaaaaagaagaccaaacagaacaggtctaaACTCGGGACTCCTAAAAACGGCAATGTTGCAGTCTCATCGAAACCACAAGGGGGCGCTTCTGTGTCTCCTCTGAATGCAAAGCCGTCGGCTCCAAAGTCAATCAGGCGCTGTCTGGCCACGTTCAAAGACATCTTCACTTCTAACACAGAGAGCCTGACCGTGACGAGCAGCGGAGGAGCAGGGCAGAGGAACACACTTAAGGTCGATGCTGGTGACGGTTCAGTACCTGATGAAAGTGTCAGAGGGGTTCTCAGCATGGAGGCTGTCGAGTCCAACAGCCCTCCTTCTCTCCAGTCCCCCCAGGACAGCAAGTGTCAATCAGAGAACAC TTTGAAATCTCACAGAAGCGGGCCGTCCTCCATGATTGAGCTGCAAGAATACGAGGAAGACAACGAATCTG TCCAAGCTGCTCTCTCTGCATCAGATCTGTGCGCTCCTCCGCTCAAACCGCTGGTCCTACAGCCAAAGGATAAGGCCAACCTGACCGAGTGGTTCAAGAACCTCTGGTCCGCCTCTGTCGATA GCAGTCCTGAAATCACCCCAGACCAGTTCGACTGGTATTTCCATAAGGGCCGAGCTATTGGCTTCCTGGTCGACCTGAACTGTGGGAGCATCTGTAACGGGAAAATCCTGCTGGGCTCCTTCATGAAGAAGCCTCTGATGGTGGATCACAGCGCCACATCA gttTTTAACTTATTAACGAGCTCGGTGAGCGTAACCATCAACGGCAAAGAGTCCCGCTTCAACCCAGGACAATCTTTCATGGTGCCATGTG GTCACGCATACAGCATCAAAAACGTCTCAGCTCAGCCTTCAGTTCTGTGCTTCACCAGGATATTAGCAGAAAGTTTAGACTGA